Within Leptolyngbyaceae cyanobacterium, the genomic segment ATTTGATCTTCCGTTTCATCAATAATAATTAAAGGCATTTCCCCCTCTTTAACTAATCTTTCCGCTTTGATTGCCAAAGGTTCTGGTGCTTCAAACAGAGCTAAACCTCGATCTGGGCCAAAATCACCGCGTGAAACGCCCAGACAATCTTGCAAACCACGTCGCCATTCTCCCAAACGTTCGGGGCTGTTGGCAAGGATCAGACTGTGGAGGCGATCGCCATACATTGCCCGCAACACTGAGATAATAGAAGAAGCAATCAAAGTATTTTGCAAGCGGCTACCCATCGTCCGCAACGCACCCTTACCACCTTGAGAGAAAAACCAATAAGAAGCGCGTTCGGCATGAACTGGCTCAAAAGTGCGGCGCAGTTGCCAGGGTGGGCCATAGTAATCCGGTCGAGTGCGATATTGATCTAACAGTTTGCGAATTTGCTTGGCTTGTTCCTGAAAACCTTGTTCGGCAAATTGCGGTACTATTGCTTCTTTACTAGGTTGAGGAGCATCTCGGACGATCACCGTTTCCGATGGTTCTGGTATTTGAGGAACCAGTTCCAACTGTTCGGCTGCTGATGCCAAATCCTGCAAACTACCGACTAAATAATCTTTAAAACCTTGCACGCGAATTGCTAAATCTTGAGAAACTCCTGCAAAAGAAGTTTTCATTTCAGCGCGAATGCGTTCTTGGCGACGTTCTAATTGTTCTACAGCAATTTGCAAAGTTTGTTTGCGCTGTTCTAGTTCTTTTAAACCTTCTT encodes:
- a CDS encoding DUF3086 domain-containing protein, with the translated sequence MNSEETPKPTPQKEAREPVAESESQMDLWATPEEQNATGSEDVVADQNENNLAIGEVSSVTNVEDNQYIEGDLEPVNPQQLNPMGEMVLGGASYVTDEATTNDWLIEGEVNPLNNPVPQANDRITDLEQRVAELQSQEQRLKQEIANLQASYAKQSADIQNALSGLLQEGLKELEQRKQTLQIAVEQLERRQERIRAEMKTSFAGVSQDLAIRVQGFKDYLVGSLQDLASAAEQLELVPQIPEPSETVIVRDAPQPSKEAIVPQFAEQGFQEQAKQIRKLLDQYRTRPDYYGPPWQLRRTFEPVHAERASYWFFSQGGKGALRTMGSRLQNTLIASSIISVLRAMYGDRLHSLILANSPERLGEWRRGLQDCLGVSRGDFGPDRGLALFEAPEPLAIKAERLVKEGEMPLIIIDETEDQISLSVLQFPLWLAFAPDPQSPNYSYERF